A part of Synchiropus splendidus isolate RoL2022-P1 chromosome 19, RoL_Sspl_1.0, whole genome shotgun sequence genomic DNA contains:
- the si:ch211-157c3.4 gene encoding lipopolysaccharide-induced tumor necrosis factor-alpha factor homolog-like — MSDGVKGPPPYVIPVDKSDSVKVYHLHSPFTPPDEKEAATNVAPVFTGGGGLGAAPDDGKKKYVSYDNSLGHTAGMTTCTSCQQQVMTNVTYKAGTYAWLMCLLFICCGLFLCCCLIPLLMNKFKDAYHTCPRCNRVLHVEKRKCCK; from the exons atGTCAGATGGAGTAAAAGGACCTCCTCCCTACGTCATCCCAG TGGACAAGAGCGACAGCGTGAAGGTCTACCACCTGCACTCGCCCTTCACTCCCCCTGATGAGAAGGAGGCCGCTACAAATGTGGCACCAG TGTTCACAGGTGGAGGGGGTCTAGGCGCGGCCCCAGACGACGGCAAGAAGAAGTATGTGAGCTACGACAACTCGCTCGGACACACCGCAGGCATGACCACCTGCACCTCCTGCCAGCAGCAGGTCATGACCAACGTCACCTACAAAGCAGGGACGTACGCCTGGCTGAtgtgcctcctcttcatctgctgcGG GTTGTTCCTGTGTTGCTGCCTGATTCCGCTGCTCATGAACAAATTCAAGGACGCGTACCACACGTGCCCGCGCTGCAACCGAGTGCTGCAcgtggagaagaggaagtgctGTAAATGA